A region of the Burkholderia pyrrocinia genome:
AGGTACACGATCGGGTTGAACAGCGTGACGATGCGCCACGCGGGCGGCAGCATGTCGACCGAATAGAAGCTGCCGCCGAGGAACGTGAGCGGCGTGATGATCAGCAGCGGCACGAGCTGCAGCTTCTCGAAGCTGTCGGCCCAGATGCCGATCACGAAGCCGAACAGGCTGAACGTGATCGCCGTCAGCACGAGGAACAGCACCATCCAGAACGGATGCAGGATGTGCAGCGGCACGAACAGGCCGGCCGTGGCGAGGATGATGACGCCGAGCAGCAGCGATTTCGACGCGGCCGCGCCGACGTAGGCGATCACGATCTCCCAGTACGACACGGGCGCGGACAGGATCTCGTAGATCGTGCCCGTGAAGCGTGGAAAGTAGATGCCGAACGACGCGTTCGAGATGCTCTGCGACAGCAGCGACAGCATCACGAGG
Encoded here:
- a CDS encoding ABC transporter permease, coding for MNLQGIRAIYRAEMARTRRTLMQSIIAPVISTSLYFVVFGSAIGSRISDVNGIGYGSFIVPGLVMLSLLSQSISNASFGIYFPRFTGTIYEILSAPVSYWEIVIAYVGAAASKSLLLGVIILATAGLFVPLHILHPFWMVLFLVLTAITFSLFGFVIGIWADSFEKLQLVPLLIITPLTFLGGSFYSVDMLPPAWRIVTLFNPIVYLISGFRWSFYGLADVHVWISLAATGLFLVILLAIVAWMFRTGYKLKN